The Ignavibacteria bacterium genome contains the following window.
AATTTCGTAAGTAACTGTTTTCTCAGGATTAAGATTTGCATCACCGAATATTGGAGTTCCTGTTGCATAACTCGATTTGAAATTTGGATTTGTATAAAGGTATTGGAATGGGGGCATCTGGAAAAAATGTCCATAACTAAAATGAATGATTCCCCGATCAGTTATTGGGAAAGAAAAACCAAATCTTGGACTCAGTTGATGTTTTGGTGTTGCATCTGCGAGTATAGAATTTTTATCAACATAAGTTGGAAGTGACGGATCATTTGGTGATGGCCACAATGTGTTGGTTGAATATTTCGATCTTGAATTAAAGTAATCGTATCTCAAACCAATATTCATAATAAAATTTGCATACTCCATCTTATCTTGAATGTAAAATGAAAATTGAACCGGTTTTTTAGTATAAAGATCGTGGTCTGGTGTGTTTAAGTCTGGTATAGTTGGAACTAAATATCTGACTGTGTCCCTTTTAATCACAAAGCTTTCATAATCCAGAATGTGAGTTTTATTCTCTGAACCAAATTTAATTTCATGTTCATTTGAAAGCTGGCTTGTGAAGTCAAACTTCAGTCCATAAGTTTTTGCTCTTTCGTAGCTGTGGCCATTTCTCGTTCCGCCAAAATAAAATGTGTAAGTAACTGGTCGGGTTAATTTTTCAGTTGGTTGGTATCGAGGATCGGGCTTTAAGTTTGCAGTCCCCATCCCGGGGTAATAATCAACTGGATTTCCATTTTGATCTAAAAGTGGATAAAGATATTGTTTGTAATCATTAAAGTTATACATCAATTTTAATGTGTAAAATGTGCGTGAGCTTAAAGCATGTCTGAAATCAATTGAATTAACATATCCTTTTTCATAGTAATTATAATCTGCATCGGGGTTGTATTTGAAATCATGTGAATAATATTTGAAGTAATTATTCGAGTAAAGAAGATCATAATTAATTTTTATAGTTGAAGTAGGTTTAATTGTAAGTTTGAATGTTCCGCTAAATTTTCTACTTGGATTCATTGGAACGATTGCATCATCTCCCGACTTAGCAATTCTGATATCATTTGGATTTGCAGGATTAATATAAACTGAATCCCACGGATTGTGTTCTCTTACTCCAAACAACCATCCTTTGTTATCTTCATTTCGAGCGGAGATAAAGAAATTCAGTTTATTACTTGAGAATGGAACAGGTCCACTGAAGGTCAATTCCGTTACATTGTTACTTAAAGGATTTACATCTTCGACATTAAAAAAGATATTTTTTCGTGTGCTTAGAAAGTCGCCAGTATAAAATGAGATATGTGCACGATACTCATTTGTTCCTTCTTTTGTAATTGTATTAACAACGCCGCTTAGTGCATTTCCATATTCAGCGTTGAAAGTCCCGCTAACAACGGAAATTTCTTGAACAGCATTTGTGGCTATTTCAACCATTGGAGTATTATCAAAAGGATTTGAGATTGCAACTCCATTCACAGTATAAGCAATTTCATTTGTTCGACCACCACGAATATGAAGCTCACCGCCCACACCTTGAGTTATTCCAGCCTGAAGTGAAAGTATCTGATGAATACTTTCAACTGGTAAAGCTTCTATTTGACTTGCATCTATTGTAGCCTGAGTTGAAGTTAGGTCTTCACGAATCAATGGTGATTGAGCTTCAACTACAATTTCTTGAAGTTCAACTGCTTCTTCACTTAATTCAATATTTAATTTCGTTGTAAAATCTGCCGAGACTTTTACATTCTTAATTATTTTCTTTTCATAACCAATTGCGGAAATAACTAGCGTGTAAACGCCGGGTGGGACATTATTAATTACATAAAACCCATCGATGTG
Protein-coding sequences here:
- a CDS encoding TonB-dependent receptor, producing MKRIIYLLILFPYLLFAGTTGKITGRVIDAKTREPIPSVNIIIEGTNFGTASHIDGFYVINNVPPGVYTLVISAIGYEKKIIKNVKVSADFTTKLNIELSEEAVELQEIVVEAQSPLIREDLTSTQATIDASQIEALPVESIHQILSLQAGITQGVGGELHIRGGRTNEIAYTVNGVAISNPFDNTPMVEIATNAVQEISVVSGTFNAEYGNALSGVVNTITKEGTNEYRAHISFYTGDFLSTRKNIFFNVEDVNPLSNNVTELTFSGPVPFSSNKLNFFISARNEDNKGWLFGVREHNPWDSVYINPANPNDIRIAKSGDDAIVPMNPSRKFSGTFKLTIKPTSTIKINYDLLYSNNYFKYYSHDFKYNPDADYNYYEKGYVNSIDFRHALSSRTFYTLKLMYNFNDYKQYLYPLLDQNGNPVDYYPGMGTANLKPDPRYQPTEKLTRPVTYTFYFGGTRNGHSYERAKTYGLKFDFTSQLSNEHEIKFGSENKTHILDYESFVIKRDTVRYLVPTIPDLNTPDHDLYTKKPVQFSFYIQDKMEYANFIMNIGLRYDYFNSRSKYSTNTLWPSPNDPSLPTYVDKNSILADATPKHQLSPRFGFSFPITDRGIIHFSYGHFFQMPPFQYLYTNPNFKSSYATGTPIFGDANLNPEKTVTYEIGLQQLLLDDLAMNVTGYYKDVRDLLALQTIRVSGDRTYLKYVNKDYGNIKGITLSLVKRRSPSSPVGVTVDYTFQIAEGNDTDPDAFFLDLSSGRQSEKIPVFLAWDQTHSLNTTVTFGKINDWTVTIVNKIGTGLPYTPQITGKQVYVRTNSGRRPSQFVVNLFAEKVFKLLGFKVTAFAKVFNLFDNLIERLVYDDTGRATYTLLYTSGGAKSAEELSQRIPLVHSPEEYFTRPHYYQPPREVRLGFEIDF